The Providencia rettgeri genome includes a window with the following:
- the dcyD_1 gene encoding D-cysteine desulfhydrase, with translation MSIRQRLAAINKIDLLRGPTPLAKLNNLSEYLGRDIYIKRDDMTPLAMGGNKLRKLEYIIADAIQKKSKVIVTAGAIQSNHVRQTAAIASMYGLECVALLENPLQSLNSLFLTNGNKQLTDLFNARCYFCDELTDPSLQMQALVESLRLQDAYIVPIGGSDALGSLGYVNCALEVAEQTPKDIEFAAVIVASGSAGTHAGLAMGLQSVFPQTPVIGVTVSRTVAQQQPKVETLQQEIGELLNLTDFPKVNLWDQYFSPCYGQPNNKGQQAIELLAQKEGILLDPVYTGKAMAGLVDHILKESIDGNQPLLFIHTGGAPAIFAYSEINVATIK, from the coding sequence ATGAGCATTAGACAACGATTAGCTGCAATAAATAAAATAGATCTACTTCGAGGACCAACACCGTTAGCAAAATTAAATAATCTTTCAGAATATTTAGGCCGTGATATTTATATTAAGCGTGACGATATGACCCCCCTAGCAATGGGGGGCAATAAACTGCGAAAATTGGAATATATTATTGCAGATGCGATACAAAAAAAGTCTAAGGTGATTGTTACGGCAGGGGCTATTCAATCAAACCATGTTCGCCAAACAGCTGCAATAGCATCAATGTATGGTCTGGAATGTGTCGCATTATTGGAAAACCCATTACAGAGTTTGAATTCATTATTTTTAACAAATGGTAATAAACAACTGACAGATTTATTTAATGCCCGCTGTTATTTTTGTGATGAGTTAACCGACCCAAGCTTACAAATGCAAGCGTTAGTTGAATCCCTTAGATTGCAAGATGCTTATATTGTACCTATTGGTGGTTCTGATGCTTTAGGGTCATTAGGTTATGTTAATTGTGCATTAGAAGTTGCCGAGCAGACTCCTAAAGATATTGAATTTGCCGCAGTTATTGTTGCTTCTGGTAGCGCAGGAACGCATGCAGGGCTAGCTATGGGATTACAATCGGTATTTCCTCAAACACCAGTGATAGGTGTTACCGTTTCAAGAACAGTTGCGCAGCAACAACCTAAGGTAGAAACCTTACAGCAGGAAATTGGTGAATTATTAAACCTGACAGATTTTCCTAAAGTGAATCTGTGGGATCAGTATTTTTCACCTTGCTATGGTCAGCCGAATAACAAGGGCCAACAAGCCATTGAGCTATTAGCTCAAAAAGAAGGAATACTACTTGACCCTGTGTATACCGGTAAAGCCATGGCGGGTTTAGTTGATCATATTTTAAAAGAAAGTATTGATGGCAATCAGCCATTACTTTTTATTCATACTGGCGGAGCACCCGCTATTTTTGCTTATTCTGAAATCAATGTAGCAACGATTAAATAG
- the metC_3 gene encoding Cystathionine beta-lyase metC encodes MKINTKVIHGYPMTDKYTGSSSVPLYQSSTFSQANIEESYDHIYSRFSNPTRDALSEAICAIENAKFAEIFSSGMAAISAVLLNFSQGDHIVACKNIYGGSFQLMTEFLPRYGISVTFVDATNPMNYQQAITENTKAFYIETPSNPTLQVTDLKSVIEIAQQHNIITICDNTFMTPLLSDVISLGIDFSINSATKFINGHSDVILGTVATNNPEYARWLHKSAVAIGSIAAPFDSWLTMRGLKSMAMRVERASENAQKLAEYLSEHPKVQRVFYPGLASHPNHMIHMQQSKNGGMVVSFDLGSYENVKQFLEAIRIPLVAVSLGGIESIISYPKMMSHACIPEEERLLQGVTDGLLRFSLGCEDIDDLLADADFALSQVQ; translated from the coding sequence ATGAAAATTAATACCAAGGTTATTCATGGTTACCCCATGACAGATAAATATACCGGAAGTTCTTCTGTTCCGTTATATCAATCATCCACATTTTCACAAGCCAATATTGAGGAAAGTTACGACCATATTTATTCGCGTTTTTCCAATCCAACAAGAGATGCATTAAGTGAGGCAATTTGCGCGATTGAAAACGCGAAATTTGCTGAGATTTTTTCCTCAGGAATGGCAGCAATAAGCGCAGTATTACTTAATTTTAGCCAGGGTGACCATATTGTTGCTTGCAAAAATATTTACGGTGGTTCTTTCCAGTTAATGACTGAATTTCTGCCTCGTTATGGCATTTCAGTGACATTTGTTGATGCGACTAATCCAATGAACTATCAGCAAGCAATAACGGAGAATACCAAAGCGTTTTATATTGAAACGCCATCTAACCCCACATTACAAGTGACTGATTTAAAATCTGTTATTGAAATTGCGCAACAGCATAATATTATTACCATCTGTGACAATACCTTTATGACGCCATTGTTATCAGATGTTATCTCTCTTGGAATTGATTTTTCTATTAATAGTGCGACTAAATTTATAAATGGCCATAGTGATGTGATCTTGGGGACAGTAGCAACGAATAACCCTGAATATGCGAGGTGGTTACATAAGTCTGCGGTGGCTATTGGCAGTATTGCAGCCCCATTTGATAGCTGGCTGACGATGCGTGGTTTAAAATCAATGGCAATGCGGGTTGAACGAGCTAGTGAAAATGCGCAAAAGCTTGCAGAATATCTGAGTGAGCACCCAAAAGTACAACGCGTTTTTTATCCGGGGTTAGCTTCACACCCAAACCATATGATTCATATGCAACAGTCCAAAAATGGCGGAATGGTGGTTTCCTTTGATTTGGGTAGCTATGAAAATGTAAAGCAATTTTTAGAAGCAATTCGTATTCCACTCGTTGCGGTCAGCTTAGGGGGAATTGAATCAATTATTTCCTACCCTAAAATGATGTCCCATGCGTGTATCCCTGAAGAGGAAAGATTACTGCAAGGCGTAACGGATGGATTATTGCGGTTCTCATTGGGCTGTGAAGATATAGATGATTTACTCGCTGATGCCGATTTTGCTTTATCGCAGGTACAGTAA
- a CDS encoding twin-argninine leader-binding protein DmsD, whose translation MGLIFLLTAWVIENKPELLRELLEIHFLPWVYRYLEKMQLQSGNTFYEATALLATETLRHIQQSAQLTPANKELCL comes from the coding sequence GTGGGGCTAATATTTCTTCTCACTGCCTGGGTGATTGAAAATAAACCAGAACTGTTACGTGAATTACTCGAAATACATTTTTTACCTTGGGTATATCGCTATTTAGAAAAAATGCAATTGCAAAGCGGGAATACTTTTTATGAAGCCACTGCGCTGCTGGCAACAGAAACTTTAAGACATATCCAACAAAGCGCTCAATTAACCCCAGCGAATAAAGAGCTTTGTCTTTAG
- a CDS encoding twin-argninine leader-binding protein DmsD: MEQKLLADFSLCAQTLGALFYYDPSDARVNKLIDLFTTSEWLAEWPFTPGL; encoded by the coding sequence ATGGAACAAAAATTATTGGCAGATTTTTCGCTTTGCGCGCAAACTTTGGGGGCATTATTTTATTATGACCCTTCTGATGCACGCGTAAATAAACTAATTGATTTATTTACGACGAGCGAATGGTTAGCTGAGTGGCCATTTACTCCAGGATTATGA
- the dmsC_2 gene encoding DMSO reductase anchor subunit: MGAGLHEYPLIFFTVIGQSVAGAFILMALVLLMKPLQEQHHKIVMSMFGLWALMGIGFLLSMLHMGSPMRAFNSMIRVGHSALSNEIVSGSIFFALGGVYWLLSLLKKMPKSIGTIWLIITIIFAAIFIYAISRVYQIDTVPTWFNHYGSLQFILTSFIAGPVLAAFLLRIASYDINNVRFFTLISIVAVVASSILVTAQGFELGSIQSSVQKASELVPDYASLMGWRTVCLTLGLAFWIYPHVKMKNPSIIGLLVAVLLVIFGELIGRGIFYGLHMTVGMAIAG, translated from the coding sequence ATGGGCGCAGGCTTACATGAATATCCGTTAATCTTCTTCACCGTTATAGGTCAAAGTGTTGCCGGTGCATTTATTCTCATGGCTCTGGTATTGTTAATGAAACCCTTGCAAGAGCAGCATCATAAAATAGTGATGAGCATGTTTGGTTTATGGGCGTTAATGGGAATTGGCTTTTTACTTTCCATGCTGCATATGGGCTCGCCGATGCGTGCATTCAATTCAATGATACGTGTTGGTCATTCCGCTCTTAGTAACGAAATAGTTAGTGGTTCAATATTCTTCGCCTTAGGTGGGGTATATTGGTTACTGTCATTATTGAAAAAAATGCCTAAGTCTATTGGTACTATTTGGTTAATTATCACTATCATTTTTGCGGCAATATTTATTTATGCCATATCCCGCGTTTACCAAATTGATACCGTCCCAACTTGGTTTAATCACTATGGTAGTTTGCAATTTATCCTAACCAGCTTTATTGCAGGGCCTGTTCTTGCCGCATTTTTATTACGCATAGCAAGCTATGATATCAATAACGTCCGTTTCTTTACATTAATCAGTATTGTTGCAGTGGTTGCGAGTAGTATTTTGGTGACGGCACAGGGGTTTGAATTAGGCTCTATCCAAAGCTCAGTACAAAAAGCATCTGAGCTTGTTCCAGATTATGCCTCACTGATGGGATGGCGTACTGTTTGCTTAACATTAGGGCTAGCTTTCTGGATTTACCCACATGTTAAAATGAAAAATCCGTCAATTATCGGGCTATTAGTCGCCGTATTATTGGTGATTTTTGGTGAATTAATTGGTAGAGGCATTTTCTACGGGCTACATATGACTGTAGGTATGGCTATCGCCGGATAA
- the dmsB_2 gene encoding DMSO reductase iron-sulfur subunit: MSQQYGFYIDTQRCTGCKTCELACKDFKNLSADVHFRRIYEYAGGDWTEQDGAWNQNVFSYYLSISCNHCEDPACVKVCPSGAMHKREDGFVIVDESVCIGCRYCHMACPYSAPQFDAVKGHMTKCDGCYERVAEGKKPICVESCPLRALDFGPIEELRAKYGTINEIAPLPAAHYTKPNIVLNLNANCRPVGDTTGYLANPEEV, from the coding sequence ATGTCACAACAATATGGTTTTTATATTGATACACAACGCTGTACGGGCTGCAAAACGTGCGAACTCGCCTGTAAAGATTTTAAAAACTTATCCGCTGATGTTCATTTCCGTCGTATTTATGAATATGCAGGCGGCGACTGGACAGAGCAAGATGGTGCATGGAATCAAAATGTATTCTCTTATTATCTTTCCATTTCATGCAACCATTGTGAGGACCCTGCTTGCGTTAAAGTTTGCCCAAGTGGCGCGATGCACAAACGTGAGGACGGCTTTGTCATTGTCGATGAAAGTGTTTGTATTGGTTGCCGTTATTGCCATATGGCATGTCCTTATAGTGCGCCTCAGTTTGATGCAGTTAAAGGGCATATGACTAAATGTGATGGCTGCTATGAACGTGTGGCTGAAGGCAAAAAACCCATTTGTGTTGAGTCTTGCCCGCTACGTGCATTAGATTTTGGGCCCATTGAAGAGCTACGTGCAAAATACGGCACAATCAATGAGATAGCACCTCTACCCGCTGCACATTATACCAAACCCAATATTGTGTTAAATCTCAATGCAAATTGCCGTCCTGTTGGTGACACCACAGGTTATTTAGCGAATCCGGAGGAAGTTTAA
- the dmsA_2 gene encoding Dimethyl sulfoxide reductase DmsA precursor, producing the protein MNTKNKLLNSPISRRNVVKSGAAGGLFAAVGGLSLPFNAKAIDTSQNSTSPEEKAVWSSCTVNCGSRCLLRLHVRDDEVYWVESDTTGKDEYGNHQVRACLRGRSIRRRMNHPDRLKYPMKRVGKRGEGKFVRISWEEALDTVGNSLRDILKNYGNEAVHVLYGTGVDGGNITNSNVPYRLMNSCGGFLSRYGSYSTAQIRAGMNYLYGSQEANSPDDIANTKLVVMFGNNPAETRMSGGGVTYYVEQARERSNARMIVIDPRYNDTASGREDEWLPIRPGTDGALAAALAYVIITEDMVDQEFVDKYCIGYDEKTLPASAPKNGHYKAYILGQGADGIAKTPQWAAKITGIPADKTIKLAREIGQAKPAYIVQGWGPQRHSNGEQTVRAIAMLAIITGNVGISGGNSGCREGTYDSGVEWFPMLDNPVKTQISVFTWTDAIERGTEMTAIHDGIKGKDKLDVPIKFLWCYASNTLINQHSDIARTHEILQDDSKCEMIVGIDHFMTASAKYCDILLPDLMPTEQEDLIPSESAGNMSYMILGQPATSAKFERKPIYEILSEIAKRLGPDVEQKFTEGRTQHEWVKYLCEKSRERFPDMPTYEEMKTVGIFKHKCPDEHVIGFKAFRDNPQANPLKTPSGKIEVYSESLAEIAKTWQLAPDDVIDPLPIYTEGFESHTDSLNKKYPLQMTGFHYKARTHSSYGNIDILKQACRQEIWINPIDAKARGIKQGDMVKVFNDRGEVHIPAKVTPRIMPGVTAMGQGAWLDADMFGKKVDQGGCINVLTTQRPSPLAKGNPQHTNLVEITKL; encoded by the coding sequence ATGAATACAAAAAATAAATTATTAAATAGCCCTATCTCAAGACGCAATGTCGTGAAATCTGGCGCTGCTGGCGGTTTATTTGCTGCAGTTGGCGGTTTATCACTTCCTTTTAATGCAAAAGCAATCGATACCTCTCAAAACTCAACATCCCCTGAAGAAAAAGCCGTTTGGAGTTCATGTACCGTTAATTGTGGTAGCCGTTGCCTATTACGCCTCCATGTGCGTGACGATGAGGTATATTGGGTTGAATCTGATACCACGGGAAAAGATGAATATGGTAATCATCAAGTCAGAGCTTGCCTGCGTGGTCGCTCAATCCGCAGAAGAATGAATCACCCAGATAGATTGAAATACCCAATGAAACGTGTGGGTAAACGTGGTGAAGGCAAATTTGTCCGAATTTCATGGGAAGAAGCCCTTGATACTGTTGGTAATAGCTTACGCGATATTCTAAAAAATTATGGTAATGAAGCCGTTCACGTTTTATATGGTACTGGCGTTGATGGCGGTAATATCACCAACTCAAATGTTCCTTATCGCTTAATGAATTCATGTGGTGGTTTCCTGAGCCGCTACGGCAGTTATAGTACTGCACAAATTCGTGCAGGTATGAATTACCTATACGGCTCCCAAGAAGCAAATAGTCCTGATGATATTGCAAATACAAAACTAGTTGTGATGTTTGGTAATAACCCTGCTGAAACTCGTATGAGTGGCGGAGGTGTCACTTATTATGTCGAACAAGCGCGCGAACGTTCAAATGCGCGCATGATAGTCATTGACCCTCGTTATAATGACACTGCTTCTGGTAGAGAAGATGAATGGTTACCTATTCGTCCTGGTACTGATGGTGCACTTGCTGCCGCATTGGCTTACGTGATTATTACTGAGGATATGGTCGACCAAGAGTTTGTCGATAAATACTGTATCGGCTATGACGAAAAAACCTTGCCAGCTTCGGCACCTAAAAATGGTCACTATAAAGCGTATATTTTAGGCCAAGGTGCTGATGGTATTGCTAAAACACCACAGTGGGCCGCTAAAATTACAGGTATCCCAGCAGATAAAACCATTAAGTTAGCCCGTGAAATAGGCCAAGCAAAACCCGCTTATATTGTTCAAGGTTGGGGTCCTCAACGTCATTCAAATGGTGAACAAACCGTTCGAGCAATTGCCATGTTAGCCATTATTACTGGTAATGTTGGCATTAGTGGTGGAAATTCAGGCTGTCGTGAAGGTACTTATGATTCCGGTGTTGAATGGTTCCCGATGCTCGATAACCCAGTAAAAACTCAGATTTCTGTTTTCACATGGACTGATGCCATCGAACGCGGTACCGAAATGACAGCTATTCATGATGGTATCAAAGGGAAAGATAAATTAGATGTTCCCATTAAATTTTTATGGTGCTATGCCAGTAATACATTGATAAATCAGCATAGTGATATCGCTCGCACCCATGAAATTTTACAAGATGACAGCAAATGCGAAATGATTGTCGGCATCGACCACTTCATGACGGCCTCTGCAAAATATTGCGATATTTTACTACCTGATTTAATGCCGACCGAACAAGAAGATCTTATTCCTAGTGAGTCCGCAGGAAACATGTCGTACATGATCTTAGGCCAACCAGCCACTAGCGCTAAATTTGAGCGTAAGCCCATCTATGAAATTTTGTCAGAAATAGCAAAACGCTTAGGCCCTGATGTCGAACAGAAATTTACCGAAGGCCGTACCCAACACGAATGGGTTAAATATTTATGTGAAAAAAGCCGCGAACGCTTCCCTGATATGCCAACTTATGAAGAAATGAAAACTGTGGGTATTTTCAAGCACAAATGCCCAGATGAACATGTCATTGGATTTAAAGCCTTCCGAGATAACCCTCAAGCTAATCCACTGAAAACGCCTTCCGGAAAAATAGAGGTTTACTCAGAAAGCCTAGCTGAAATAGCGAAAACATGGCAATTAGCACCAGATGATGTAATTGACCCGCTGCCAATTTATACCGAAGGCTTTGAAAGCCATACCGATAGTCTTAATAAAAAATACCCATTACAAATGACAGGGTTTCACTACAAAGCCAGAACACACTCAAGTTATGGCAACATTGATATCTTAAAACAAGCTTGTCGCCAAGAAATATGGATTAACCCTATAGATGCCAAAGCACGTGGTATTAAACAGGGTGATATGGTCAAGGTTTTCAATGACCGAGGTGAAGTTCATATTCCAGCGAAAGTGACACCACGGATCATGCCAGGCGTGACTGCTATGGGCCAAGGGGCTTGGTTAGATGCCGATATGTTTGGCAAAAAAGTAGACCAAGGCGGGTGTATTAATGTCCTCACGACTCAACGCCCTTCACCGCTTGCTAAGGGGAACCCTCAGCATACTAACTTAGTTGAAATTACAAAACTATAA
- a CDS encoding TonB family C-terminal domain — MIKTQKEPVKPKELTKRTENPSKQADSEIKNDLPIAQQQKAGDLVSSQSAGIKGPKNQHATSDTNSQLINAYREKLRQEVERNKQYPRRAKKMKNRGIATIQFQLSQTGEISLIRLASSSGNDLLDQAALLAVQKSRSVGKPPAGFAQSITLNIEFN; from the coding sequence GTGATCAAAACACAAAAAGAACCCGTAAAACCCAAAGAACTCACTAAAAGAACTGAAAACCCCAGCAAACAAGCTGATTCCGAAATTAAAAATGATTTGCCAATCGCACAACAACAAAAAGCCGGTGACCTTGTTTCTTCTCAATCAGCAGGAATTAAAGGCCCCAAAAACCAACATGCGACTAGTGACACTAATAGCCAACTAATTAATGCCTATCGAGAAAAACTGCGCCAAGAAGTTGAGCGAAACAAGCAATACCCTCGCCGCGCAAAAAAAATGAAAAACCGTGGTATCGCAACTATTCAATTTCAATTAAGCCAAACCGGAGAAATTAGTTTAATTCGCTTAGCAAGCAGTTCAGGAAATGATTTATTAGATCAAGCCGCTTTACTTGCAGTACAAAAAAGCCGCTCTGTCGGTAAGCCACCAGCAGGTTTTGCTCAATCTATCACTCTCAATATTGAATTTAATTAA
- the silE gene encoding Silver-binding protein silE precursor — translation MNKLFISSALFLVFNLSAQADVTTHKNAIISLSFIENNTAYANQAAIANHAKAANLSPNGIQGITKSFAQMNSHEKAATALSFNENNMSAANQAAINSHLKAGNLATDKINGISKSFLAMDGHEKAAVALSFTENNQSPSIKYAVQQHLSRSQTK, via the coding sequence ATGAACAAACTATTTATTTCTTCTGCACTTTTTCTGGTATTTAATTTAAGTGCTCAAGCAGACGTAACCACCCATAAAAATGCCATTATTTCACTCAGTTTTATTGAAAATAATACCGCTTATGCAAACCAAGCCGCTATTGCTAACCATGCAAAAGCCGCTAATTTATCACCTAATGGTATCCAAGGTATTACGAAATCTTTTGCACAGATGAATTCGCATGAAAAAGCCGCTACTGCATTAAGTTTTAATGAAAATAATATGTCCGCAGCGAACCAAGCAGCCATTAATTCACATCTAAAAGCTGGTAATTTAGCAACAGATAAAATTAATGGTATCAGCAAAAGTTTTTTAGCAATGGATGGACATGAAAAAGCCGCAGTCGCGTTGAGTTTTACCGAAAACAACCAATCCCCTTCTATCAAATACGCTGTACAGCAACACTTAAGCAGGAGCCAGACAAAATAA
- a CDS encoding Predicted membrane protein, whose amino-acid sequence MGVPMLAFLLKMSFLDAFLLEIGFFAFFLFYTYAFNLVYDISRERWFANKENAIRVSETAVKRS is encoded by the coding sequence ATGGGTGTACCAATGCTGGCGTTTTTACTTAAAATGTCATTCTTAGACGCATTCTTACTTGAAATCGGCTTTTTTGCCTTTTTCTTATTTTATACTTATGCGTTTAATCTTGTATATGACATCTCACGTGAGCGTTGGTTTGCGAATAAAGAAAATGCAATACGCGTCTCAGAAACAGCGGTTAAACGTTCTTAA
- a CDS encoding Predicted membrane protein, which translates to MSKYTKTLTERIFHAVSFEVIAIAITAPVSAWLLGRSIFQMGTVAIVLSTLAMLLNLFYNMVFDRYWPLSKGPRPAKVRIFHARWI; encoded by the coding sequence ATGAGCAAGTATACAAAAACATTAACTGAACGAATTTTTCATGCAGTTTCATTTGAAGTCATCGCGATCGCGATAACTGCACCGGTCAGTGCGTGGCTTTTAGGACGCTCAATTTTCCAAATGGGAACAGTCGCTATTGTCTTGTCGACACTGGCAATGCTATTAAACTTATTTTATAACATGGTCTTTGATCGTTATTGGCCCTTATCCAAAGGGCCTCGCCCAGCCAAAGTACGCATTTTTCACGCCCGTTGGATTTGA
- the allS_2 gene encoding HTH-type transcriptional activator AllS has protein sequence MNYSIETLRTFVEAASLRSFSAAARKLNKSQSTVSTTISGFEDDLGFLLFDRQGRESTLTFAGRKVLSLVEDILSADERLQALRVELLPDIEPRLSCAFSDIYQPPHAEHIVTTLDRQFPHLEFEFLIAENNAVIEMIQNQQAHVGMMESRTEYPADISFSRLPIQGELGLYVLNSHPLAKEKKTTYQHLTMTRQLRLSSSSQIIINSEKNWFAPNYLLLLEMAEQGAGWAILPTWLVKQFGHNRLVSINYDLWPRKIDVDLVWSKNNPPGKAGYWLINKLLNS, from the coding sequence ATGAATTATTCTATAGAAACATTGCGTACCTTTGTGGAGGCGGCATCCCTAAGGTCATTCTCTGCTGCGGCTCGTAAATTAAATAAAAGCCAATCAACTGTGAGTACGACAATCAGTGGTTTTGAAGACGACTTGGGCTTTTTGTTATTCGATAGGCAGGGACGTGAATCAACATTAACTTTTGCAGGTAGAAAAGTTTTGAGTTTAGTTGAGGATATTTTATCGGCAGATGAGCGTCTTCAAGCGCTTCGAGTTGAACTGCTACCAGATATAGAACCAAGATTAAGCTGCGCTTTTTCAGATATTTATCAGCCCCCTCATGCTGAACATATTGTAACGACATTAGATAGACAATTTCCGCATCTTGAGTTCGAGTTTTTAATTGCAGAAAATAATGCCGTTATTGAAATGATCCAAAACCAACAGGCTCATGTTGGTATGATGGAATCTCGAACAGAATATCCTGCAGATATTTCTTTTTCTCGTTTACCTATTCAAGGTGAATTAGGTTTATATGTATTAAATAGCCATCCATTAGCTAAAGAGAAAAAAACTACTTATCAGCATTTAACAATGACACGCCAACTACGGCTAAGCAGTAGTAGCCAAATTATTATTAATAGTGAAAAGAACTGGTTTGCGCCAAATTATTTACTATTATTAGAAATGGCAGAACAAGGAGCTGGATGGGCAATATTACCGACATGGTTAGTTAAGCAATTTGGCCATAACCGTTTAGTGAGTATTAATTATGATTTATGGCCACGTAAAATTGATGTGGATTTAGTTTGGTCTAAGAATAATCCACCAGGAAAAGCGGGTTACTGGCTGATTAATAAATTACTTAATAGCTAA
- the dnaK_2 gene encoding Heat shock protein 70, translated as MFIGFDYGTSNCAVAVMKSGVPTLLPLEGDSVYIPSTLCAPTRESVSEHLFRHCKISPSNEIGQQILKRSIAFNRDEGIDLIPEDIVFGQAALDLYLSDPRDVYYVKSPKSFLGASGLHDTQISFFEDLVCAMMKNIKNTAEHSLQQVIDDTVIGRPINFHGRGGELSNQQAESILYRAAKRAGFNHITFQFEPVAAGLEYESTLSKDQIILVVDIGGGTTDCSLIQMGPTYRGAQDRTQSLLAHSGQRVGGNDLDIYLALKQLMPLFGMESQSLSGIKMPFLQFWNPIAINNVEAQKEFYSRQNLTALTRLKQDAKEPQIISRLLEVYNETLGYSLVRKAEEAKIALSDASSYLAQIKLISEKLEVNIPHEQMVESIESPKSKMIELVKEAVNQGGVKPDAIYVTGGSARSPVLHQAISQELPNIPIIRGDDFGSVTAGLTRWAETCFK; from the coding sequence ATGTTTATTGGTTTTGATTACGGCACATCTAACTGTGCTGTCGCAGTCATGAAAAGCGGGGTACCCACACTATTACCATTAGAAGGCGATAGCGTTTATATTCCATCAACCTTATGCGCGCCAACAAGAGAATCAGTTTCTGAGCATTTATTTCGCCATTGTAAAATCTCCCCCTCGAATGAAATCGGACAACAAATTTTAAAAAGATCTATCGCGTTTAACCGTGATGAAGGGATCGATTTAATACCTGAGGACATTGTATTTGGGCAAGCTGCTTTAGATTTATATCTGAGCGACCCTAGAGATGTTTATTATGTAAAATCCCCAAAATCTTTTTTAGGGGCTTCAGGCTTACATGATACTCAAATTAGTTTTTTTGAAGACCTTGTCTGTGCCATGATGAAAAATATAAAGAATACTGCAGAACATTCTTTACAACAGGTTATTGATGACACAGTCATTGGCCGACCAATTAATTTTCATGGGCGTGGCGGGGAACTTTCAAATCAACAAGCAGAATCCATACTCTATCGTGCGGCAAAACGTGCAGGTTTTAATCATATTACTTTTCAGTTCGAACCTGTTGCTGCCGGGCTTGAATATGAATCAACATTAAGTAAAGACCAGATCATCTTAGTCGTTGATATTGGCGGTGGAACAACAGACTGTTCATTGATTCAAATGGGACCAACTTATCGAGGCGCACAGGACAGAACACAATCCTTACTTGCACATAGTGGCCAACGAGTGGGTGGAAACGACCTTGATATTTACCTAGCATTAAAACAATTAATGCCACTTTTTGGAATGGAAAGCCAATCTTTATCAGGCATTAAAATGCCATTTCTACAATTTTGGAACCCGATTGCTATCAATAATGTTGAAGCGCAAAAAGAATTTTACTCACGACAAAATTTGACTGCATTAACACGCTTAAAACAAGATGCAAAAGAGCCTCAAATAATATCTCGATTGTTAGAAGTTTATAATGAAACATTAGGTTATAGCTTAGTACGTAAAGCTGAAGAAGCTAAAATTGCTTTATCGGACGCTTCCAGTTATTTAGCTCAAATTAAATTAATTTCTGAAAAACTAGAAGTGAATATTCCACATGAACAAATGGTGGAATCAATTGAATCACCAAAAAGTAAAATGATTGAATTAGTTAAAGAGGCTGTCAACCAAGGTGGGGTCAAACCTGATGCTATTTACGTTACAGGTGGAAGTGCTCGCTCACCAGTATTACACCAAGCAATTAGCCAAGAATTACCAAATATTCCGATAATACGTGGAGATGATTTTGGTTCCGTTACTGCTGGACTAACGCGCTGGGCAGAAACCTGTTTTAAATAA